In the genome of Mercurialis annua linkage group LG8, ddMerAnnu1.2, whole genome shotgun sequence, the window CTGTTTGATTTTGGAAACTTTTCGCACTCTTATGCAAGAGGGATTGTATTAGATTTTTCGTCAAAATTCTACTGTGTTTGTAAAGTGGTGTTTAAATATATCCCGGAGCTTTGAGCAAGGTGTAAAATTGAGAAGGTTTTGAACCAGTGATTATATATGATGAATACTTTGTTTGGAATTGGTAACAGTGCAAGATTTAAATTTCATTTGGGAATGTAGTTAATTACTAGAGTTAAATGTTTTCCAAAAAAGAAGGCACCTTGAAATAAATGAAACCATGATCAAGGCCTGACTGAATAGAGAATTGATGGAATTTAGAAGAGTAAAAAACAATTATGTTAATTTTACATGCTTTTATTTCGATTTTTGTGTAGCAAAATTATAGAGGGAAGCAGCTCCATCAATTGATTTAcaagagaaaaattaaagacattCAGGATTTTAGTCAATGTAAGTGTACTCTTTTCAAGTGAATTTTGTAGCACTTTGTGTTgatggatttaaaaaaatttgtttcttttttgttAATTGTTATATCTGCTGTTTTAAAAAGTGCCACAGGCACTCAGAAACTCTCTTCAAGAAGCAGGGTGGAAAGTTGGAAGGTCACCAATTTACCGTACAGTTACTGCAGCAGATGGCACTGTTAAGGTTAACAACTGTGTGATTACATCTATTTATgttatgattttgattttagttttaattatttactttagaTTGATATTGGTTTTACAGTTGCTGATAAAATTGGAGGACAATAGATTGATTGAAGCTGTTGGTATACCAGTACAAGATGAGAAAGGTTTAATGCGTCTTACTGCATGCATTTCATCCCAGGTGATTTTCCAGAAGTTACATTGTGGAAGCTTATTTTACTGATTTTATTATGATATTGATGTTTTAATGTGTAACTCGTAATCTTGTTTCTTTGATTATTTTAGGTTGGTTGTCCCTTGCGCTGCTCGTTTTGTGCCACCGGGAAAGGAGGGTTTTCAAGAAATCTTAAAAGGCATGAAATTATTGAGCAGGTCTGTCTTGTATCTCTCTTCCATAAGTCCATTTCATTGATAGGACCTATAGAGTGTTTTATTGAATAAACAGCTGAAAAGATGGTATAAAGAAGGATATTTATTACTTCGATTTCTCTTGGTGTTTCCAATCTAACCCGTACCTATTTTTGTGCATAGGTTTTGGCAATTGAGGAGATCTTCAAAAATAGAGTGACGAATGTAGTTTTCATGGGAATGGGTGAACCAATGTTGAACTTGAAGGCTGTACTTGACGCACACCGATGCTTGAATAAGGTTTGTTTTCAAAAGCTTCCTTATTATAATTGTGTTGCTTCTTGCCTATCTATGATAGAGTATTAAGTGTACATGATTCATTGCCTCATTGATATTTAATCCATTCTATTTCCATTTTTTAACCTGGTCAGTTGAAATTCCTTTCATACATAAGAAAGTGTTGTAGAAATAAGCTCAGACTTGCTTTGAATTATTCGCTTTAAGTTCATTGTACAGAGAGTAGTAGATGcaggaaaaatatcaaaaatatatgaaaatgaACTACGGAATTACTAGTGCATGCCGCCAAGGATGTGCTATATTTGATTATCAAGCTGAATCTGTCAATTTTGTTACTGGAGTATTATTAGCGTTTGAAACCTCGCAATTGAAAGTGTTTCTCCAAATATCAGTTTGATGTATTCCAATGGAAATTCACGCAGGTCCAATATTGTTTTTTCAGGATGTGCAAATTGGACAAAGAATGATCACGATTTCTACTGTGGGAGTACCAAACACAATTAAAAGGCTAGCTTCTCATAAACTTCAGTCTACATTGGCCCTGAGGTACTTCATTTATCAAAAGTGGAATGTTTTGTCCAATGATTCTATGGCCTTCTATATGGTGCAGTGTTTTCCCGTGTTCGAGCTTCCTTTTTCTTAACAAATAGTGAAATTAACAATGAACTTTCCTGTACTGTTGGTCATTAATTGTGATGCATTGTCATCAATTTTGATTTTGCCATCTTCATCTCTTCTTGCTTTCTTTTCCTATTCTGCAAATTCTAGAAGCATTTTTCATTCAGCTTAATTTGTCATTAGACTTATTACAATATATTGCTTCCTTAAAATCAAAACATCTTCTGCTTGTGATgacctttcttcttcttcttgtgtGTCAGCTTACATGCTCCAAACCAGAAGCTTAGAGAAACAATTGTGCCAAGTGCAAAATCCTACCCACTAGATGCAATTATGAAAGATTGCAGGGACTACTTTATTGAGACAAACCGACGAGTGTCCTTTGAGTATGCACTTTTAGGTACTTTATTATAAACATTTAATTAATGCCCTATAAAATCACAAACTATACacgtttttgcaatttaatcacGTAAAAGTTGATAAATATATACACCGACTACCGTTTCTTGGAAAATCGATACGCCTTGAAAATTTGGTGAAAATTGATGATGTGGAAGCCTGAGTTAGCCATGTCATTCACACATCAAAACAGTGCGTTTTGTTAATCCAGCTTCCACGTCGTCATTATTCACTGGATTTTCAATTGGTGCATCGATTTGCCAAGAAACGGTAATTGGTGTATATATTTACCAACTCTTTCAAAACgtgataaaattgcaacaacGTTTTTAgatatgacattaaccctaaaacgTTTAATAGTGTAAAATA includes:
- the LOC126661910 gene encoding uncharacterized protein LOC126661910 — its product is MITTSMAILQHVCSFPLSRAVRRTRSFTIASSERLSTSVATPPPVGSHVDPHVLLGMSEPELLQLASNLGQQNYRGKQLHQLIYKRKIKDIQDFSQLPQALRNSLQEAGWKVGRSPIYRTVTAADGTVKLLIKLEDNRLIEAVGIPVQDEKGLMRLTACISSQVGCPLRCSFCATGKGGFSRNLKRHEIIEQVLAIEEIFKNRVTNVVFMGMGEPMLNLKAVLDAHRCLNKDVQIGQRMITISTVGVPNTIKRLASHKLQSTLALSLHAPNQKLRETIVPSAKSYPLDAIMKDCRDYFIETNRRVSFEYALLAGVNDQAEHAKELAELLHEWGRGSHVNLIPFNPIEGSDYRRPSKRAVQAFAAALESRKITVSTRQTRGTDASAACGQLRNEFQKNPLVSDSDSALPEEQEIAVAC